The following coding sequences are from one Cercospora beticola chromosome 4, complete sequence window:
- a CDS encoding uncharacterized protein (BUSCO:EOG09264KSI), with protein sequence MALTVPSPQPRWLVDLNSNSLTKPKNTSIPDPPGYTAPTTTNASRSKKSVSTRKVPTPEEMDSLKLKKAWELAIAPAKQLPMNAIGMYMTGNGLQIFSIMMVFMLFKGPIQAVLNLQNTFARLESPGNKEQMIMVKLAFIGCNLLALALGVWKVNAMGLLPTTRSDWLAWEAAREPAERAYFVPS encoded by the exons ATGGCGCTCACGGTACCTAGCCCGCAGCCACGATGGCTCGTCGACCTGAACAGCAACTCTCTCACCAAGCCCAAGAACACCAGTATACCCGATCCTCCCGGCTACACCGCGCCGACCACCACGAACGCTTCCAGATCCAAAAAGTCCGTCTCGACACGAAAGGTCCCTACGCCAGAAGAGATGGACAGCCTTAAGCTCAAAAAGGCATGGGAACTCGCCATCGCGCCAGCGAAACAACTTCCAATGAACGCTATCGGAATGTACATGACGGGCAACGGGCTACAGATCTTCAGCATCATGATGGTATTCATGCTGTTCAAAGGACCCATTCAGGCGGTGCTGAACCTGCAAAACACATTTGCCAGACTCGAGAGTCCGGGGAACAAGGAGCAGATGATCATGGTGAAGTTGGCGTTCATCGGGTGCAACCTGTTGGCCCTTGCGCTTGGTGTATGGAAAGTGAATGCGATGGGACTGTTACC GACGACGAGATCAGATTGGCTGGCTTGGGAAGCTGCCCGAGAACCGGCGGAAAGAGCGTATTTTGTCCCTTCATAA